CACCCTGATCGCCGAGACCACCCGGCTGGCCGAATCGTATTCGGGCACCGATCAGATCCTCGACGGGGTGCTGGCCAACCTCGACACCGTCCTCACCTCGGTGGCCGAGCGCGGCGGCGACCTGGATTCCACCATCGTCTCGGCCAAGTCCCTGTTCGACGGATTCGCCGTCCGCCGAGAAGAATTCGTCACCTCGCTGGATCAGGCCTCGATCGTCGCGCAGCGGTTGTCCAACGTGATCGGTGACGTACAGCCGGACCTGCAGGAGTGGCTGGCCCGCGAACCCGGGTTCGCCAAGCACTTCATGGAGGACAAGCAGGGCTTCGCCTACATGGCGTTCAACACCCCGCTGATGCTCAAGGGTTTGGCCCGGATGAGCCAGACGGGCTCGTATCTGGACGTGTACGCCTGTGACCTGACGGTCAGTCAGTTCCCCCGGATCGACAGCCTGATCGCCCAGATCGTCGCGTCCGGCACACCCGGCGGTGTGTCGCAACGGAGTTCGAAGTGCCGGTGAGAATGCCATGAGAATCAGGGAATCGCTGCGCCGGCCGGTGGAAAGCCACGGCCCGTTCCGGCTCGGGGTGATCACGGTGGCGATCATCGCTCTGGTGCTCGGCAGCGCTCTCGGGCTCGGCAATCTGGGGCTGGGCAAGACCCTCTACACCGCCGAATTCGCGCAGGCGGCCGGCATCTCCGCCGGCGATCAGGTGACGGTCGCCGGGGTGCGGGTCGGGGCCGTCAAAGGTCTGCGGCTGGAGGACGACCACGTCGCGGTCACCCTGGAGGTCGAGAACGGGGTGCCTCTCGGGGCGTCGACGCGCGCCGCGGTCAAACTGACCACCCTGCTGGGCGCCCGTTACGTCGACCTGCAGCCGGGCGGGTCCGGCGAGCTGACCGATGACCGGATTCCGTTGTCCCACACCGAGGTACCCTATGACCTGCAGGCCGCTCTGCAGGACGCGACCACCACCTTCGAGGCCGTCGACGCGGAGAAGATCGCCCAGTCGATGACCAGCCTGTCCGAGCAGTTGCAGGGCGCCCCGGAGATCCTGCCGCAGGCGCTGGACAACATCGAGCATCTGTCCTCGGTGATGTCGGCCCGGCGCGACGAGATCGGTGATCTGCTGCGCAGCACCCAACGGGTGGCCGAACTGCTGGGCAACCAACAGCGCAGCCTCGGTCTGCTGATCACCCAGGGCCACGAGGTGCTCAGCGATCTGGCGGCGCGCCGGCAGATGATCGTGCGGTTGATCGACGCGACCACCAAACTCGTCGACGAACTGCAACCGGTGCTGATCGGTAGCCGGCCGCAGGTCGACGAACTGCTGCGCAACCTGGCAGGGATGCTCTCGGCCGTCGGCCGCAACGACGCGCTGCTGCGCAACACCCTGCAGATCCTGCCGGTCCCGATCCGCAACTTCGCCAACGCCACCGGCAACGGCAACGAGTTCGATTTCACCTCCTCCGGCGGCACCATGATCGACTCCTGGATGTGCGCGATCAGCGGCCGGGCCATCCAGTTCAACCTGCCGCACTACTTCCAGGACTGCCGATGATGCGCGGCCCGGTCACCAAGCTGCTCGCCGTCGTCGCCATGACGCTGGCCGCGTGCGGGTGCTCCGGTGGCCCGCTGGTGGCCCTGGACCGCGGTATGACGATCACCGCGCACTTCGACAACGCCAGCGGCCTGTACGAGGGCAACGCGGTGGCCATCCTGGGCATGCCCGTCGGCAAGGTCGAAAAGATCGTGCCCAGGGGCGAATACGTCGACGTCACCATGCACATCGACGGCGGGGTGAGGATCCCCGCCGACGCCCAGGCGGTGACCCTGTCCACCTCGATCCTCACCGACCGGCACATCGAGTTCACCCCGGTGTACCGGGGCGGACCGATGCTGGCCGACAACGACCACCTGAGCCTGTCCCGCACCCGCACCCCGGTCGAGTTCGACCGGGTACTGGCCATGGTGGACAAACTCGCCGTCCAGATGCAGGGCGA
This region of Mycolicibacterium diernhoferi genomic DNA includes:
- a CDS encoding MCE family protein, producing the protein MRIRESLRRPVESHGPFRLGVITVAIIALVLGSALGLGNLGLGKTLYTAEFAQAAGISAGDQVTVAGVRVGAVKGLRLEDDHVAVTLEVENGVPLGASTRAAVKLTTLLGARYVDLQPGGSGELTDDRIPLSHTEVPYDLQAALQDATTTFEAVDAEKIAQSMTSLSEQLQGAPEILPQALDNIEHLSSVMSARRDEIGDLLRSTQRVAELLGNQQRSLGLLITQGHEVLSDLAARRQMIVRLIDATTKLVDELQPVLIGSRPQVDELLRNLAGMLSAVGRNDALLRNTLQILPVPIRNFANATGNGNEFDFTSSGGTMIDSWMCAISGRAIQFNLPHYFQDCR